The Methanosarcina acetivorans C2A genome includes the window TGGGGAAAGTGTTTTTGGAGGAGCTCAAGGTATTCATCATGTTCACTCAGGCGGGCCTGAAATATACCATTCTGGTATGTATGTTTCAAATCCATCATACCATTTCAAAACATCTTCGGCTTGTCTGAGCATTGTACGGACTTCTTCCTGTCCATATGAAATTGACCAGGGAATTGATGAAAGCTGGTTGCTTGCAATATATAAAGCCATTAATCTAAAAAATGAAGCAGGTACATCATGATCAAAATATCCGTTTATACGTCCCGAAGCAAATGCGGCACTTATATCTGCGCACCAGGTAATGCGGTTGAATTCCTCCCAGGGATCACCATAATCAAGCCTATCAAAATCAATGACCCCCAGCTCCCCAGATTTTGTAATAATCATATTTCCGGCGTGATAGTCACCATGTTGAAAGCACCGGGGACGACTTTCTAACAGATATCGGTTTTGTTCGAGATACTCGATTATTTTATCTGCTCCCTTTATATGAATTCCACAAGCTTTGTAATTAGTAATATTTCTGTCTATTTTGCGATTGAAATGCTCCGACCATGACAGCTGGTTTTTTGCCGCAGAAATTTGATGCATGATTTTCAATACTTCTCCAGCTCTGACACAAAGCCGGTATTGTTCTTTGCTGCTTAGCTCCGGAAGAGCAGTTTCTGCAGCCTCCCCTTTAATCCAGGTTGTTAAAAAATATACGGACTGACCGCTATTACAAATTCCAAAATCAACCGGGCGTGAGATTAAAATGTCAATTTTATCAAGCTGTTTCATTGCTTGAAAATCTCGCTTCTTTCTCTCATATTGCGATATGTCTGATATTCGGAGTAAAAATACTCTGCCGTCCGTAGTTTGGACATAATATTTCTTATCATTTGACCATCCTCGATTAATTTCCTCAACTATTTGCCAATTACAAGAGTCAGGTATTTCATTATAGATTTTAATCACGCGAACACTCCTGGAAAATAGAATATCCAGCTATGGACCCACCGAAGATTCGGATGAAGATTAACTAAATTTGGATGAAGAGGATATAAATTTCTCGAATGACTTTATACAGTTGTACTTAACAAAAATATTTTATTAATTCATAATATCGCAACTTCTCATCGATTTCATCCGATATTTAAATCCTTTTCTACTGAACCCGAATGTCATCCCAGCCTCAGGACTTCGTTCTTCCGGAAAGGCATCCGCCGTTAAGTCAAAGTAAGAAAGGAGAGGGATAAAAGTCCATATCGAAACACCAATAATAATATAAGATACCCGGGCTAT containing:
- a CDS encoding aminoglycoside phosphotransferase family protein, producing MIKIYNEIPDSCNWQIVEEINRGWSNDKKYYVQTTDGRVFLLRISDISQYERKKRDFQAMKQLDKIDILISRPVDFGICNSGQSVYFLTTWIKGEAAETALPELSSKEQYRLCVRAGEVLKIMHQISAAKNQLSWSEHFNRKIDRNITNYKACGIHIKGADKIIEYLEQNRYLLESRPRCFQHGDYHAGNMIITKSGELGVIDFDRLDYGDPWEEFNRITWCADISAAFASGRINGYFDHDVPASFFRLMALYIASNQLSSIPWSISYGQEEVRTMLRQAEDVLKWYDGFETYIPEWYISGPPE